The nucleotide sequence TGTACTAAGAGGAGTCAGataatgattaatgggaagatatGTAACCTCCTCAAAAaagctatgctctgcttccacagtcagaacaaatgctcaataaagagcaGGCATTGTATAAGCTCCACGTAAGCTTTGAAAAGCAGGATGAACACGCAATGGACAgttcatctggaggagcccataAAGGACACAAAAATAGCATCTAATTATTCTTAAGGAAAGTTAAGCTAAGCATCCTTTAGTAGTGATCAGCATCAGTGGCTGGTTAGATTGCTAATTAAAAATGTATGGTTGTACTGCATCTTTGACCTTATCATTCCAATAATGTATTGGTTGCTCCAACAGCATGGCTCTCATAAACCATGACTGAGTTcatataccaataatttaggcaCTTTCACCAGTTTGTAACCAAGCtaggttttactgcctgtgcaacttttctgaagcacatgaatctgacctttggagagtttgtaagtaaaccatttataacataccaaacatgtggtcttttcttatgcagggggaagagagaaactttGGAAAGATTTTTTTAGGGGGACATTTTGGAGGGGCATATTTTAAATACAGCTTGTATTTCCACACtctgctttgctgcatattttgtgactttaaatctctgctagaGTTccttcaccaaagagtacttgccccaaacttagaGCTTGGCATTCTggaattctcctttctatatgtgggggtttttttgcaccaACAAAAATAGACCAGCCCACCTTCAACAACACAAACCTCTTGGCCTCTGGTGGCACTTTCCCCTTCACTTTGATGCATTCACCAGGCTTGATTGACAAGTGGGAAAAAACCATTTgctggaggaaaggcagaaacAAAGAGCATTAGAATGCACACAGGTAACATCTTCTCCACTGTCATTCCTATCTGGAAAGGGGAACCATTTTCACTCCAGTTTCTCTTGGAAGAAACTCCCTGCAAATATTTGCAGTTCCCAGaaatggcccagctgcaccctaaTCAATGAAGTATTGTttccttttccccacccccactggctTGGCTTCTCTATTATTGAACACACAAacccttaaacatgcccacagTTCATTGGGTTCCAGAATTAGATAGCCACCTATTCCGAATGAAGGAGACATGTAACAGGCTTCTTGCTGTGAGCAAGTGGGGGCAGTGGCCATTATTTCCATTGATGGAGGGGACATGTCCATATCATGTtctggtccatagctgtcaacttttcccttttcatgcgaggaatcctattcggaataagggaatttcccttttaaaaaggaaaacgttgacagctatgttctggtCCCGTCTGTTTCTGGTCTTTCAGATGTGGCGGCCATTTTGCATTATGCTATGCTGCACTGCCACCGCCATCTTGTATTGCGTCACAATTCCACAGGCACCATTTTGCATTATCCCAACCCCACAACAGCCATGTTATGACTGGTGCCCACACCCCCAAAAAGGTTAGgaacccgcccccccctcccaggaAACCTGCGAACTGTAATTCTGCAAGCATGGAcgggggaagggagaaggaaccAGAGATCCAACCAGAGAAGTAGGTCATATCTgtattatacatttaaaacactcataccactttaaaacaGCTATGttcccaaagattcctgggaactgtagagggtgccaagagttgttaaaatcttaaaccacagttcccaatattctttaggGGAAACAAAGTATATCAGTGATTTAAATCTACGGTCTGGACATGATCACAGACAAAGTGTTTCACAGCTGTTATTGCTGGTTTCCTTGTGAATGCTCCCACATGCAGAGCAgggacacagggcaagaaattaCAAGCCTTCCCCATTTCCCAGCAATTCTAGGAATCTAGCTGGAAGAGAGGCATTTTCGGGACAGCTCACCTGTGGCCTCCAGctcttgctggactccagctcccatcagaccccAGCAAAATGGTCAATGGCCAGAGAGGATGGGAGTGGGAGTCCCCAACAGCTGGAGGGTACTATGTTGGTTGCAGATGTAGTTCACGTCAGACAAGGGAGTTCATTACTTCAGAATAAAATTATGATGTGGGGCGAggcactgtgataggaattttgaggtcttagatatatggtaatgttcataagcgtaccaaccaagcacatacatagatcagcacaggaagaccgacctggaaccattttgattcccaaactgagcaaatgatttctctgcaaggtcaaagtgggaaacctccccattgtctcttcccTCACGGATCCTGTCTTgggggcacatttaagatatgaataaggtgtgagcctgtgacctggcccaggaactaagtatttatcattacaaaagactggccaggctccccaggcaatccaatcaagtacctgccagacaggagataaacaacgacaggagaaaaacaacattcaaatttctgttttagaccgccttttttgtgatgtaggtgtgatgtatctgaggcgtggtcttaggttacaccccttctgtgatgtatgtatgatgtttctgggggtggtcttgatctacagggtgggattttcaaaagtctttataaggccttgcacgccatttttctgggttcctcctctctcctgcggttgaggggagcaccctgttgcaacagatcaataaagatcaggcttactagctgctttgcttctcaatattctctggttggcctctttctccgaccaatagggaacctatatgggctcttggataccccataaggggaaaaggggcagatttttgtttacaacattacAGAAAACCATTAGTGCTTTAACAAATGTGTTTGTACAGGTGAGAGAATTTGGCTATTTCGATTCCGTTTCAGAAGAAGCCAGCTGCAGGCTCTCTCCATGTAGTTAATGAGTAAATGAGCAAGACGAGTTGTTTGAGTTTCTCTGACCCAATCCAACAggaatcttcttttttttggtTAAGAAAATCAAAGACGTCTTTTTTCAGGAATGTCCGTTATCATGAGGAGCTATAGCTAACCGTTTGCCTTTCCATTTTGCTCACAAGGCCTCTGCCCTCCTCAAGGCCAGACCAGACAATGGCTGGCATCCTCCTACCCACAAGTCTCCCACGTAGTATCATGGCTTGCAGAGCAACAACGAACATGTACAACCCCTAATAAGCCCAGTGGCATCATCAGGGAAAACTTTCGGGCAGAGATTCAGGGCCACACTCTGTGGAATATGCCGGAAGGCCCCAAACCCAGCAGAGTTGCTTTGCTACCTTTTGAAGTGAATTTAAGTAATAGGCATTATCTAAACAGAAGAACAATAAGAAAATGAAGTCCAGAGAGCTTTAAGCAATTTAAGAttgaccaaaatggtcaaaggcctggaaacgatgccttatgaggaacggctaagggagctgggcatgtttagcctggagaagaggaggttaaggggtgatatgatagccatgttcaaatatataaaaggatgtcatatagaggagggagaaaggttgttttctgctgctccagagaagcggacacggagcaatggatccaaactacaagaaagaagattccacctaaacattaggaagaacttcctgacagtaagagctgttcgacagtggaatttgctgccaaagagtgtggtggagtctccttctttggaggtctttaagcagaggcttgacaaccatatgtcaggagtgctctgatggtgtttcctgcttggcagggggttggactcgatggcccttgtggtctcttccaactctatgattctaagatctaTCTGCACTGCCGAATAATTTCTAAAGGCATGCCTGGTCACACGCACAGCACAATTAAATTCGTTTATTACCAGTCGTTATATCAGCAAAAAACTACTCTGAACGAATGAGTAACTGCCGTAGCCTTGACTCCTTCTGTTCATAATCGACTCATGGATAAacataactgtagagttggaaggggccatgaatgtcatctagtccaacccctgcaatgcaagaattttTCACCCACCGatgaccccgagattaagagtctcatgctctaccgagcAAAAACAGGAATGACTGTGAAAGATATATTTTGTTGCCCAAAGCAAATTACGCACAGCCGGCCACCTCTAACAATTTACAGGAACCTTTCCTTTTTCTAGCAGTAAGGAGATACGGGAAGTTAGATGCCGCGAATTTGCTACCCTTTCACAACGCCCAGCATCAACTGCCTGAGGCTGGAATGTCACTTGGCCTAAACGGTAGGGCCAGGGCAGTTCTTTGAGCTCAAAGTACTAGGCAATACTAGCCTTCATTCAGAAGGGACTGCTGCACCTATGAACAGTTCATCCACCTTGACCCATATGAGAAGGAACTAGGAAACTATCACCActggctgcaattctaaccccaCGTTTACACCCAGAAGTACACAGAAGCACAATAGGATTTGCAACCTCGCAGACCCAGACAGAATGGATTGGATTGCTAGTTCCTTTTGCATTCTGTCCAGCAGCAGAGCTTTTGGGGAGAACGGTTTTAAGAAGGTTTTGCTAGAGCAACATTCAAGAATCCTTAGATATGGGCATGCCACAATGAGCCGCAGAAACCTATTATTGACTCAGAACCGGCAACCTCTGTTCCCCGactcattaaggctgcaatctctcAGTTCCACTTAGAAATAAGCCTCCATCAATTCTACTGGGCTGACTTCCAAATATACTTAAGAAGATTAAACAGTAAGCTAAAATGCTTACCAGCTGACCCTATCTAACATTAAAGAACAAAATAAACTCCTCTCATACTCTCATAGCCCACTCCCTCCGGACAACTTACAGTCTCCATTGTGAAGGTTTGATGACTCAGCTGCTGACAAACACAAAAGCAAGCAAGTCTTCCTTCTTCTGCCTGAGCTTTAAATAGTGGCCAAGAGGAGGTGTGGCCTTCTTCCTGCCAATCAGAAACAAGCCTGTAAGGACCAATCAATCAGAGAGGAAGAGACTGGCCAATAGAAATTGGAATCTCTCCAATCATTAACCAAATTGCTAATTGACGTGACTTGTGTCTCTCTCGATCCATTCAATGTCCTTTGCATTCCTGACTCCATGTGAGGAACCCATAATTTTAGTCAGGTCCCAGCATTATCAacatagagcagtgatggccaaacttggccctccagttgttttgggactacaactcccatcatccctagctaacaggaccagtggtcagggatgatgggaattgtagtcccaaaacagctggagggccaagtttggctatcactgacatagagcatgggtaggcaaactaaggcccgggggccggatatggcccaatcgccttctaaatctggcctgcggatggtctgggaatcagcgtatttttacatgagtagaatgtgtgcttttatttgaaatgcatctctgggttatttgtggggcacaggaatttgttctttttttctctcccaaaaatatagtccggccccccacaaggtctgagggacagtggaccggccccctgctgaaaaagtttgacaTAGATAAagtgttgaactacaattcccatcatctctgactgttggccatgctgatggaAGATCAGGGCATCACCACCCACAAAATGTCAGAGCAATGTTTTTGAGTCTGTCACTGTTTTTGAGTCTGTCACAGAACAACCCCAGACATCTACTCAGatgttaagtcccattgaatccagGTAAATTACACCCAGGTAAATAAGTATATAGGATTGCTCCGGGCAGCTGCTACTGGAATGATCTCTCAGAGCCTCAATTCTCAGTGtgatttaacagtcaatccctctttttAGGGATATCTGCGAATCGTTGCTCCGAGGGGAATGGGGTCTCCATGCATCTCTGATTATCCTTAACGAACTAAAGTtctcagaatcctttgggggaagccatggaaGTTTAAagaggtatgatactgctttaaatgtatagcacatTGTTGTAGTGCTTGTTGGAATTTGGCAAATACCTTGCAGATGTAACTTACACCTGTAGTGACCAAATGTAAAGCCTGAAGGAAAGTGAGCTACTTTAGCAGCAGAGCAATTATTATGTTCTTACAACTTTATTTGGAGGCTGAAATCAAACCTTCAGACAAATAAACCTTGTTTTAATCTGTAAGACTTTAAGCCATATATCTTCCCCTCTCTCTGAATTCCCCATGCATACCTAGAaaatgatgctgggaaagatggagggcacaaggagaagggggcgacagaggacaagatggttggatagtgttttcgaggttaccagcatgagtttgaccaaactgcgggaagtagtggaggacagaggtgcctggcgtgctctggtccatggggtcacgaagagtcggacacgactaaacaacaacaaaacctagaAAATAAAAGTGTGATTGACCTTACAGATGCCAGTGAAAACATGGGCAAAATTACTGTGTAATATATCCAAACAAAATCTTTTGTtggagatttttcttcttctttgggtgTAGAAATGATCCCTTTGTCCTGACAAGGAAATTGAAGAACATATTTATGTACGTGACAACGGTGGCAAGAGTCTtactagcacaaggatggaagaaggaAGAAATCCCGACCAACCAAataactgtggcaagagaaactgatggattatgtggaattggcaaaattgacacataaactgCGTGATAAGGACAACggtgactttaaaaaagaatgggaaccttttacaaagtacttaaagaaacaacaaagtgaactggactccttggcaggttttgaataaacatacacaaatttattacagtggtaccctgggttaagtacttaactcgttccagaggtccgtacttaacctgaaactgttcttaacctgaagcaccactttagctaatggggcctcctgctgccgccgcgccaccggagcacgatttctgttcttatcctgaagcaaagttcttaacctgaagcactatttctgggttagcagagtctgtaacctgaagcgtgtgtaacctgaagcatatgtaacctgaggtaccactgtattggtaacaTATAtgcagataaattaaggatctttacaatatgcagaaaataacatatgttgaaaaaccagagagaggacctgagggaagtctgggggtgtttcttggggagggaaaaactaaggggaaaaatGAGGATGGTATGTTTTTGATAAACTGTTATGTTgaaaattctaataaaaattttagaaaagaaagaaagaaatgatccCTTTGTTACAGGGACTCTCTCAACAACACCATCATCAAAGTAAAGTCCCTAATTCTTTTGGGGAAAGCCACAACAGCTAAACATCAATTACCGCCCAGCATTTTTTAAAGGCgctaaaaaatgatgatgatgattaagaaTCTCTTGTGTGGATTCCTCCTTGGTGAATTCACACTGTGCAAGCCTGTGGGTGACTCCCAGGGATCATTAGCTCAGACACAGTTGGGAGACGTTAACAGCCAAATTACTCCCAAGTGCATCTGCGCCGATGCTAATAAGATGTTTTAAATGGAGACCTGCCAACTTAAAGGGCCCCCTCTGTGCTCCCACAGCTTCTATTTGCATTGAAGCTGATTCGACAGAGACGGTGGGCAGGTGTTTCTCCTGTTGCTTTCCAAAACACCTTCTTCCGTCCCCGGGGGGGATAATCTTAGCTGCTGTCATTATAAGAATTGGCCGGCCTGTTATCATCTTGCACCTTGAACTCCAGAATTGTACATGTACCAAAAGTTATTAATGAGGCCTCTAGAGGCAcgttggtggtgctgtgggttaaaccacagagcctaggacttgctgatcagaaggttggtggtttgaatccctgtgacggggtgagctcctgttgctcggtccctgctcctgccaaactagcagtttgaaagcacgtcaaagtgcaagtagataaataggtaccactctggcaggaaggtaaacggcatttccgtgcgctggtctggttcgccagaagcggcttagtcatgctggccacatgaccccggaagctgtatgccggctccctcggccaataaagcgagatgagcgccacaaccccagagtcgtccacgactggacctaatgttaggggtccctttacctttagaggcaCGTTGCAGGAGCCACGATGGAACGAAGTTGCCAATATGACACACTACACAGCAACAGACTACACTGGTGTCTGCCTGTTGGGTGAAAAAGAAGGGGGACATGGGCTGCCCAGAGAAGCTGCTGCCTACCAAGTCAGACCTTTGATAttgtcagtattgtctacagcagctctccaggggtgtCAGGCAGGGGATATTCCCACCTTtaaggggcgcaggtggcgctgtggtctaaaccactgagtctcttgggcttgccgatcggaaggttggcagttcgaatcctcgagacagggtgagctcccgttactctgtcccagctcctgccaactagcagttcaaaagcacaccagtgcgggtagataaataggtaccactgtggcgggaaggtaaacggcgtttccatgcactctggtttccgtcacggtgtcctgttgtgttagaggcggtttagtcctgctggccacatgacccagaaagctgtctgtggacaaacgcctgctccttcggcctgaaagcgagatgagcgccgcaaccccatagtcgcctttgactggacttaactgtccaagggtcctttaccttcaccttaccTATTCCCACcttgacctggagatgctgaataGAGCATTATGGGGGGAATATGCTGGATCCTAACCCCATTCTGCCCAAACATGTGACCTGGAACCCAGTGCAACTTACACCAGCAAAGAGGGCAACGTGAGCCAAattctattttaaaggcttgttttccttctgctggGCTTACAATGGCTCAGCTGACAGAAGCATTGCTCCTGTTCAGGCGTGCTTTACACCAGCTTCACCTAAACCGGCATAAATTGCGCTGGCTTCCCATAGTTAGGATTGCTCCCTCGTATGGctacatctgtttagggaagtttttaatgtttgaagttttattctgtttttaacgttctgttgaaagccgctcagagtgggtgggtagaaataataatcatcatcatctctgcaAGTTGTTGACTCTTTCAGTGTGGTGTAATAAGAGTGCTgaactaggacctaggagaccgggtttgaatctccactcagccgTGAAAGTCAGagccttggaccagtcaccatctctcagggcTGCTGTTAGGATAGAACGGGGAGGGACAGCTTGAGCTCTTGGGAGGAATATCTGGCattatacagaggtacctcgggttacatacgcttcaggttacacactccactaacccagaaatagtacctcgggttaagaactttgcttcaggatgagaacagaaattgtgctctggcggcgcagcagcaggaggccccattagctaaagtggtgcttcaggttaagaacagtttcaggttaagaacggacctccggaacgaattaagtacttaacccgaggtaccactgtataatagacAATACACTAAAATGGACTAAAAGGCAGAGGCTGCTAAGGGTCCCTCCAGATAAACCATTTATTGAGTAtatatcctgatttgcttgcacgcTGATTACAGAGAGGTTAGATTATAGCTGGCCATTTGTTTTGATTCATTTACGGTTCAGCAATGAGCATTCGTCCTGATGTTCTTGCAGGGTGTTTACACGACCTTTCTCATTCATCCACCCAAATCCCTAGAGGTATTTTGTCACCAGATTCCAAAATGCAAGTCtgtggctttatttatttctgtttaagtggatttgttgcactagggcagCACAGCACTTTAAACCTCTTTAAGTGTGcaaaccaaaagaagaagaagaggaggagtttggatttgatatcctgctttatcactacccaagaGTGTCTCAAAGCGgcgaacattctcctttcccttcctcccccacaacaaacactctgtgaggtgagtggggctgagagacttcaaataagtgtgactagcccaaggtctcccagcagctgcatgtggaggagcggggaagcgaacccggttcaccagattacgagactactgctcttaaccactacaccacactggtatgcAGCTCAGTCCCCTCCAGCAACCACTGACAGCTCAGAGGCACCCTGAGTTAACACCTTggttaactaccgtattttttgctctataagactcactccccccccctaaaaagtaaggggaaatgtgtgtgcgtcttatggagcgaatgcagcagctatcccagaagccagaacagcaagagggattgctgctttcgctgcgcagcgatccctcttgctgttctggcttctgagattcagaatatttgttttcttgttttcttcctccaaaaactaggtgcgtcttgtggtctgatgcgtcttatagagcgaaaaatacagtaattggtgAAGTAATTTGGAGGACATGGTTCCCGATTTCGCATTCAAACAACAGAAACTCTGGGAGACGGGACTTTATTTGCACATTCTTTCCCCCAGCTAGTTCAGAGCTGCAAAGGGAGCATAATAGTTCAGAAACTTGACGGATTTGATCTTGAAGTCTCCAGCCACCGAGAAGAACTGTGCAGAATCCATTCCAAGCCGGTTGGGGAACTTGATCTCCTTGTTTCCTGGCATCGTCACCGTCACCGCCCTGGCGTCAAAGGAGATGGAGATCTAGCAAGGAGAAACCAATGActtagccaacctggtgctcacCAGAAGTTGCTGGAGTGCAACAGGTGTCAGCCAGGCtgtttgctggggttgatgggagttgtagttctagaTAGACCTTTGGTGCAATGCTGTTCATTCTTTCTTCTCCAGCCAGAAGGTGGGAGCTGACTGAGGGCAGAGGGAAACTGGTGGAGCAAATGGCCCCAAATTGCAGCAGAGGCACTTTGGACAGTGCTGCATGATGCCCACTCTGGGATTACCAGAAGGGCTGTGTTTAGCAGatgtggcgccggggtgcaaatatccacccaGTGCCCTCAAATTaccatggatgggggggggggtgaagctgtGCACTGCCAGCCGGGGGACGACGACTATATGGTGCAGCTGGTGgacgtgcagggaaaggggaggccgctggcaaagccgcgcagctcctcCACTCGCTGGGCACCCctgaggccggcgccctggcgcaacgaaccactaagccctatgggaaagatggctctggtTACCAGGAATAGGgcattcagtgtggcagcaccacaTTATCCAACTCACCTTACAAGGAACACAGGAAACGGCCTTAAAGCGAGTTAAGACCATTGATCGAtcatcaagctcagtactgtggtacctctggatacgaatgagAGCCGCTCTgcagccccgtttgcatcctgaagcaaacgcaacccgcgtctgcttGTGCGCtggtcgcgattcgccacttctgcgcatgcgagtgacgtcattttgagcgtctgtgcatgcgcaagcaacgaaacccggaagtaacacgttccattacttccgggtcaccacggagcgcaacccgaaaacgctcaacctgaagcaacttcattccgaggtatgactgtattgtctaAAGCACTGGTTCCCAATTGGGGATCCACGTAACCCACCCAGAAGGTCCATGGCAAATACCTATTAACACCCCGTTTTTGAGCACTGTGCTCTCAAGTGGATCATGTGACTTGTGCAGGAGTGTGGCCCGGAAGATGCGCATCCTGGTTTTGTGCTAAGACATGTTGGTGCCTAGGGCTGGGGGATTTCTGGTTTTGCAACgtcacaatatatcaccagctaaacattgcgatatatcaagatgtctgaaataaggatagagctatgtagaggcattggctggtttcacggttttccccacattgtgatttttgcatagtgcgcgcacacacatttcacgATTCACCATGTATTGCCAGCTCAAAAACTACAAAACcattatcacaatatggacttgaaactggttttggacaGTATATCTATCGCCCAGTCCTAACACACATCACGATTCGCGATatgttgccaggtcaaaaactataAACCGATTATCACgagatggacttcaaaccggtttcaGATGATattattgatatatcgcccagccctaatggtGGCACAgaaatatcaacattttcaaaagtgagAGAGTCTGTGGCTTGGGTTTTGGAAAAATAGAGGGttcgcagtacagtggtacctcaggttacgtatgcttcaggttacatacgcttcaggttacagactccgctgacccagaaatagtgcttcaggttaagaactttgcttcaggatgagaacagaaatcgtatggtggcagcgcagtggcagcgctaaagtggtgcttcaggttaagaacagacctccggaacgaattgagtacttaacccgaggtaccactgtacttagctatttgggaaccactggtctggaatgattggcagtggctttccTGAGTTTCAAGCAAGAGACTTTTCCCGCCCTACCTGGAAATTCAagggatcgaacctgtgacctcTTACTTGCGAGGTCGATGCTCCACCCCTGAGCTAATGGCGTACCCCCATATTCACCTTGGCTTCTTCTCCCTGCTGGAAAGGGAACAGCGATTCTCGCAGCTCCTGGCCCCACACTCCACACGCCTTGGAGTTACACACAATGTCGCGTGTCTCAAACCGAGGGTTGAAGTGGAGGAGGAGGTTGTGGCGATCCCGGCCCAGGTTGATGTCAAACCTGTCATGGAGACGGAGGAGATACTGGAGACGAAACTCACATTTGATAGGAAGCAGCAGAACCCCACGCGGCTCAATCCCCCTTCAACCCATGtatttttcttctgctttatCAGTACAAACCTCTTGGCATCTGGGGTCACTCTCCCCATCACCAGGATCCCATCGCCAATCTTGATAGTCTTGTCGGTGACAGCCAGCTGCTAAAATAAGACCAAATGGCAGGGTTAGACCAGTCATGGGGAAACATTGGCCCCCTTATTACTTTTTTGACATACGATGTCCCATTTTTAGTTGCTACTTTAAttataaagggacacgggtggcgctgtgggttaaaccacagagcctaggacttgccgatcagaatgtcagcagttcgaatccccgcgacggggtgagctcccattgcttg is from Podarcis muralis chromosome 2, rPodMur119.hap1.1, whole genome shotgun sequence and encodes:
- the LOC114592038 gene encoding 16 kDa beta-galactoside-binding lectin-like translates to MRQLAVTDKTIKIGDGILVMGRVTPDAKRFDINLGRDRHNLLLHFNPRFETRDIVCNSKACGVWGQELRESLFPFQQGEEAKISISFDARAVTVTMPGNKEIKFPNRLGMDSAQFFSVAGDFKIKSVKFLNYYAPFAALN